The DNA segment TTAAATGTATACATTGATTAGAGTATACAAAGCTCATTCtaagtaaatattttctttgGTGTTTActgttgaatttatttaaattatttaatataatatttgtatgTGTAATTTTGGAAAAACGCCCAATCCTCTACacacaaaatgtatatttttttgttcctgGCAAAATCTTCCGTAACAGTCTTCTGATTATTGTATAGCACAGTCACTTATATGTTGAAATGGAActgaaatgttatttaaaattattgttcttgtttttaGCAAATCCATCATTAAGACTATGATGCTGAGGAAATTATGTAAATCAGGTTCTGCAGTAATAAAAAATAGTGTATTTTAAAAACCATTCCTCTTGTCCCAGGTGAGGACAGGGAGAGTGAAAATGACTCCACATCAGGCAGCATCTTGGCGTCATTCAGTCAGAGAGAGGATGCGGTTTCTAACGGTGATGTTCAGAGCACTCCAACAAAGAGAGCAAGAAAAAGCCATGCAAAACTAACCTGTTTGGCAATTTCATCAAAAGAGACTATGGGTAACAGTGCAAATCAGAACACCAGCCATCATAAGGAGAAGCAGAGCCTGGTTGCCCTGATCTTCATGCCTCCAAacaagaaaaagaggaagaatgGGTGCTCCAGAGAGAGGAAGGTTACAAGGACAATCATGGCTATTCTTCTGGCCTTTGTGATCACTTGGACCCCTTACAATGTCATGGTTCTGATCAACACCTTCTGCTCTGACTGCATCCCTAACTCCATGTGGACACTGGGGTACTGGCTGTGTTACATCAACAGCACAGTTAACCCCGCCTGCTATGCCCTGTGCAATGCCACCTTCAAAAACACCTTCAAGCAGCTGCTGTTGTGCAAGTACAAAAACATTCGCACAGTCAGATAAAACCTGTATGtggtttctgtaaagctgatgaGTCTAACGTACGAATTTGGTTCCACAtccaaaagtttttttaatagaCCAGAGCGATGGTATTAATatgaactccacacacaccatggGAGGGACATGTCACATTCAAGTCACTTTCAGTATACGGCTAAACAGGGATGAAAAGCTGGAGGTCCCCCATAGAGACAATTACAGCTTTGTATAGGGTGTGTCATTGAGTATTGAGTTCAGATAACGCTAGATTTTACCAAGAACGAAAGAAAACAACCCATTTAGGATTATAATGCAAACTAGAATATGTTTAAGATGTAAATTgttcaattattcattcattcagcttcATTCAGTAAAcaatttatcctggtcagggtcatggtggatccAGAGTCTATCCCGGGACTGCTGGGTATGACACCAGGGGACACCAGTCCACCACAGGAAACACACATATGAGTGGAAAATCCACGTAGACAGGAAGAGAACATTCACAACCTGAATTTAGGATGATGTCTGGGTGTGTGAGGCTGAGTGGCTTTAATGCTACAGCATTATGCATTACCACACTactacaccccacacacacttatccatTAATAACAGACTCTAGAGCTTTGACCAAATTCATGCTATGTAGTGGTGCACTATTCTCAGATAAAACTCTGCTGATTAATAAAGAACACTATGCTTTGCTCTATGGACTAATATATACCGTATTTACAGTTGTGTTTCTAATTTAGGTAAAATGAACAGCTTCTATCTGTGTTTTCAGAGAATCCTTTCTGAACTGTTGTGGCTAATACACAACATCTAAGACTAATCATATCTTATGAAtcgggcctcatttatcaagctaCTACAGACACCACTGCATGTATTTAACAAGTCAAACTCGATGCCAACAGTGTCAACGGTCTACAAGTCTAGTTCTCCTTGTTACTAATCTGTAGGCCAGAAAAACCCttaaaatataattagaatGTGAAGGAAGCGATTGAAGAAACAGTATTTCAGATATTTGACCTTGCATTTTTTGACTAGTgataatgataattaaataaaaatcctacAAACATTTAACCACTTGTTCTTAAGAAATTATAATGAATCTAACTCATCCCACACTATCTGGCTGAGGTATAACAAAATACTCGAAGGCATTTACACAGGAAATGCGTTATTCTTAAAAAATATTCCTGATTTGAATTTTCATTGATTGGCTTCAACGTGTATAATTACATGAGTTTTTCAATGTGGATTATGGTGATTGTGGATTGTGAAAATGAAGGTCATTACGTTAATACGTTAATACataactaattaactaacttACTAACTAACTAGCTGTTTAAGTTCCATACACGTTTaatgaaaatgtatgaatgtcattttcatattattataaaagaaaTCCAAAAGAAATCCATGAATTAAGACAAATaagaacagatttttaaaacaatggCATGCTATAAgaggaaggagtgtgtgtgtgtgtggatgctgaTGTGTTGTTGTCTGAGCTGGTTTATACTGAAGTTCTAGCTCACGCCGAACTTAAAGAGACGCACTTTTAGCATTTAAGCATATTAACTTTTAATGGAATTTTGTGGTCATCAACTAAATGCAACTCATCCATTCACACAAAGCACTTTCACTTCACACTTGATGGTTATAAGTGTAAACATGTGAGTATGAAGAAAAACAGCATTACTGTACTTTTCGTAAACCTGGTAGGGATTTTTCAGTACGGTTTTGGCAAACAAGAAgactttaaacacacttttCTAAGAGaatgataaatgaggcccattAATGTTACAGACTCCAGACCTTCTGGACAGATTTTAATAGCAATTCACTTTTTATCTTTGATGCATCTGTTAGTGTGTAAATCCTTAAACCGTTTGAAGCTGCATTTAAAATACATGCCACGTGAACCCCGGGCACAGCTTGGagcatttaaagaaaatttcagttgaaatggctttttttttccaacagtggtaaatgatgtgttttgtgtgcgagtgtgtgtgtgtgtgtgtgtgtgtgtgtgtgtgtgctaccaAACCAAAACTATTTTCTACAGATTTtgaagaggaggaaaaggacAAACCTGATTTTCCTGCTCATGACCAGGGAGTTGTGGTTGtgtaattaaagtaaatatacGAGATGCGAGTTAACAGCATAAAGCTTTGGAAGCTGCTACCATGCACTTAATATGTTAGATTATTAAGAGAGTGTTAGAAGATAACTACTCTGAACTGAACTTAGTTTTAAACATGAGTTAATATTTATCCTGATATCTATATTAAACAGCAGTCCTTTGATATGGCTGTTTCTTTCACTGTTTGcaattaatcattaaaatgtgCCTATTATCTGTGTGTTATCTGGAGCTCTTCTTCACACGGCTGAGCAAAATCATAACCGAATATTGATTACACAATAAAGTACTCCTTTTCCTGAGCAGAGCATCACAGACTGGCTTATTTCGTTACCAtttgtttttctcctttcttttcctgtctgtttctaaaaataaatgtatcatttaaatcaaatataatCGAAAATGACATGTAAACTTTCAGCATAACTAAACATGTTAAAGTGGTGCTTTTTTTAAGTATTGATACACGACATACATACAGGAAGCCATAAATAAGCAAACGATTtcaaaaacaattttaatttttttagcaTAGGAAAATAGACATTCCAAACATTATCTTACCAATAAAttgaccatatatatatatatatttttttttttcttacacagtTTTAAATTGCATATGTTTCATTTTACTAAGGAGAATGTTACATCTTTCTGAAGCATGGAAAAAGAATTTAAACACTGATCCATATTTAATGCTAAGAGCAGTACTACAGCTCCCAAGATGATGGTAATACTTTAAGGCATTCAGTATAACATCAGTTTAATCTAATTGAGaatgagaaaatatttttttttaagaacagtgCCGCAAGACACCCTAAAATAATCCACTAGCCACTTACTAACAAAAAGGCATTTAAGAAATATATACTATTAAACAATATAACCAAAGGGTGTTCGGTGTTCTTATTGCATaacactaaacaaataaaaagttccTTCACATctcttataaaataaaaataaaaatatggtgACAATGTTGAATGAGGTAGTATAAACTGTAAGCTGTGATGCCTGATCAGGCATCACCTAACTCTTTCACCCTCAGTCATTTCCCAAAGCCCCAGGTTCAACACTTTAAGGCACGGGAGCTGTGTTATTCGCTCCAGTCCCCGTTTAGTGATTTTGGTACAGCCGTACAGATCGATGCCAGTCAGCTGGGTAAGGTGGTCAGCGATGAGCTCAAGCCCCTTGTCTGTGATGCGAACACACTGTCCAATGTTCAGCGTCTTCAGCTTGTGCATCTGCCGCACCATCCTGTTGATTCCATCATCGCTGATGTGACATGAGCAAAGCGAGAGCGACTTCAGCTGATAAAGCCCTTGGGCGATGTAAGCCAAGCTCTGATCTCCCACTTTGTCACAAAACGACACGTCCAAACCAAACAGCCGAAGAGAGCCCATGGACAGGTGCATGATGCCGGTGTCGCTGATGTTGTCACACGAGCGCAGATTCAGAGTCCACAGTTGGGTCATGTGGGACAGGTGAATCATTCCAGCATCTGAAATGCCACCGCAGAAGCTTAGGTTGAGAACTTTGAGTTTATTCAGGCCCTTTGAGATGTGCTTGAGCGACAAGTCAGTCAGCTTCTGACAGTCCTGCAGAGTGAGATGCTCCAAGCCGAGACAACCTTCAGCGGCGCTGCGCGTCATCCCAGCCAGGTGACCGATGCCCACGTCGGAGACATGCCTGCAGCTGCGTAGATTCAGGCTCTTGAGCCTGTGCAATCCCCATGCTATAAGGAGCAAGCCAGTATTTGTGATGTTGCTGCAGCCACCCAGCTCCAGCACCTCTAAGTTCTTTAGATACTGTGCAATTCGGCCAAGGCTGGAGTCTGTGATCTGCTTACAGAGGCTGAGGTTGAGGATCCTCAGGCAAGGAATGTCCTGCACAAATGCATGTCCAAGTCCGTTGTCTGTCAAATTGTAGCATCCGCTCAGGTTAAGGCTCTCGATGTTCGGCATGCCCTGAATGACATAGCTGAGGCTGCGTCTGAGGCTCAGTATCTGCACTTTTTTAATCCCTCTGCTCTGAAGGCTTGGGAATAAGGACGGGTTTGCTCTCCTCAGATGGAGTTTGGCTTCGACTCCTCTCCATACTGATTTGTGGTAGGACGCGTCTCTCCAGGCCACACACACCTGCGCAACCCTGCCTTTGCCTTTAACGTCCAGGTAGCTGAAGATCATCGCTAGAATCTCCGGGAAAAGGC comes from the Tachysurus fulvidraco isolate hzauxx_2018 chromosome 17, HZAU_PFXX_2.0, whole genome shotgun sequence genome and includes:
- the fbxl14a gene encoding F-box/LRR-repeat protein 14a, translating into METHISSLFPEILAMIFSYLDVKGKGRVAQVCVAWRDASYHKSVWRGVEAKLHLRRANPSLFPSLQSRGIKKVQILSLRRSLSYVIQGMPNIESLNLSGCYNLTDNGLGHAFVQDIPCLRILNLSLCKQITDSSLGRIAQYLKNLEVLELGGCSNITNTGLLLIAWGLHRLKSLNLRSCRHVSDVGIGHLAGMTRSAAEGCLGLEHLTLQDCQKLTDLSLKHISKGLNKLKVLNLSFCGGISDAGMIHLSHMTQLWTLNLRSCDNISDTGIMHLSMGSLRLFGLDVSFCDKVGDQSLAYIAQGLYQLKSLSLCSCHISDDGINRMVRQMHKLKTLNIGQCVRITDKGLELIADHLTQLTGIDLYGCTKITKRGLERITQLPCLKVLNLGLWEMTEGERVR